CCGCCCCGGCGGCGCGGCAGGCCAGGCAGGCCTTGACGATCTGCTCGTCGCTGAGCAGGCAGGTCTCGAGGATGACCTTCTTCACGATGCGCGGGCCGGCCGCCTCCACCACGGCGCGCACGTCCTCCTCCACCGCCCGCCATTCACCGTCCCGGGCCAGCCCCACGTTGAGGACCATGTCCACCTCGCGGGCGCCGTCGCGCACGGCCTGGCGGGCTTCAGCGGCCTTGGCCTTGCTCGTGGTGGCGCCCAGGGGAAAGCCGATGACGGTGCAGACCTTGACCGTGCTGCCCTCCAGCAGGCGGGTGCAGAGGGCGACCCAGCAGGGGTTGATGCAGACGCTGGCGAAGTGGTGTTCGCGGGCCTCGCG
The sequence above is drawn from the bacterium genome and encodes:
- the deoC gene encoding deoxyribose-phosphate aldolase — encoded protein: MIDHTLLKADAGRADIERLCREAREHHFASVCINPCWVALCTRLLEGSTVKVCTVIGFPLGATTSKAKAAEARQAVRDGAREVDMVLNVGLARDGEWRAVEEDVRAVVEAAGPRIVKKVILETCLLSDEQIVKACLACRAAGADFVKTSTGFSSGGATTEHVALMRRVVGAGMGVKASGGVRSLTDAVQFIESGADRLGASASVAIVGGKPAAGGGY